The sequence below is a genomic window from Denitratisoma sp. DHT3.
TGGTGGTGCATCACCCGCAGGTGGCGGGAATCGAGGCGCCCAATCCGGTGCTGCTGGTGGAATTGGAAGAGGGTACCCGCCTGGTGGCGGGCCTGGTCGGGATCGAGCGCTCCGAGATCAGGATAGGGATGCCGGTGCAGGCGGAGTTCCTGCGTGTGGATGAAGAATTGGTCGTGCCGGTGTTCCGGCCCATTTGAGGGAGCGATACATGGAGTTCACTTTCAGCGAAGAACAGCGGGCCATTGCCGATCTGGCGACCAGCGTGTTTTCGGACTACTGCTCTGACGAACAGACGCAGAAATTCTCGGCCGGCGGCGCCGCCTACGACGCCGAGCTGTGGCAGCAGCTGCGGGAGACGGGCCTGGTGTCCCTGATCGTCGCCGAGGAGGATGGCGGCACGGGCCTGGGCATGGTCGAGCTGATGCTGACCCTGGAGCAGCAGGGGCGCTTTCTGGCGCGCGTGCCGCTGTGGTCCACCCAGCTCGCGGCGGCGGCGGTTTCCCGCTTCGCCGCGCCGGCGGCCAAGTCCGCTTGGCTGGCCGATCTGGCCGCCGGCGCCAAGCTCGCCGCGATCAGCCTGGAAGGGTTGCTGGCCAGCCAGGGCCTGACCCTGAACGCCGAACCCACGGCCGCCGGCTGGCGCCTGCGGGGACGGGCGGTGGCGGTGGCGCTGGCCGGGCAGTCGGCGGTGGCGCTGCTGCCGGCGCAGACGCCGTCCGGCGTGCGTCTGTTCCTGGTGGATCTGTCCTTGCCCGGCATCGGCAAGGTCGCCGGGCTGCTGACCCACGGCGAGCCGGCGGCGGACCTGTTGTTCGATGGTCTCGAACTTCCGGCGGACGCGTCGCTCGCGGCCGAAGCCCTGGCCTGGCTGGAGCCGCGCGTGGTGGCCTGCCTGGGCGCGCTGCATCTGGGGGTGTCGCGCGAGGCGCTGAACCGGGTGGTGGCTTACACCTCGGAGCGGGTGCAGTTCGGCCGCACCATCGCCAGCTTCCAGGCGATCACCCAGAAGACGGCGGACTGCCTGATCGACACCGAGGCCCTGCGCTCCACCCTGTGGCAACTCTGCTGGCGCCTGGACGCCGGCCTGGATGCGGCCGGCGCGGCCGGCGCGGTGAAGGTCTGGGCCTGCGACTGCGGCTATCGCGTCACCCATGCCGCGCAGCACATGCACGGCGGCATCGGCGTCGACCTGACCTATCCGATCCATCGCTTCACCCTGTGGAGCCGTGCCCTGGAGGTGACCTTCGGCGGCGCGCCCGCGCAACTGGCGGCCCTCGGGCAGTGGCTGGCGAGTCCGGAGGCCCACGGGG
It includes:
- a CDS encoding acyl-CoA dehydrogenase family protein — its product is MEFTFSEEQRAIADLATSVFSDYCSDEQTQKFSAGGAAYDAELWQQLRETGLVSLIVAEEDGGTGLGMVELMLTLEQQGRFLARVPLWSTQLAAAAVSRFAAPAAKSAWLADLAAGAKLAAISLEGLLASQGLTLNAEPTAAGWRLRGRAVAVALAGQSAVALLPAQTPSGVRLFLVDLSLPGIGKVAGLLTHGEPAADLLFDGLELPADASLAAEALAWLEPRVVACLGALHLGVSREALNRVVAYTSERVQFGRTIASFQAITQKTADCLIDTEALRSTLWQLCWRLDAGLDAAGAAGAVKVWACDCGYRVTHAAQHMHGGIGVDLTYPIHRFTLWSRALEVTFGGAPAQLAALGQWLASPEAHGAEL